Below is a genomic region from Actinoallomurus bryophytorum.
GGCATGACCGCGACCGCGGGCAGGTGCGGGTGTTCCGGCTCAGCCGGATCCTGGGCGACGTCACCGCCGACGGTCCGCCGGGCACCGTCGTGGTGCCCGAGGACGCCGACGTACGCGAGATCGTGGCCTCCAGCAGCAACCCGGCACCGGACCGGCGCACGGCCACGGTGCGCCTGCGGCACGGCGCCGCGCACGGCATCCGCCGCTGGGCCGCCGGCGTACGCCCCGATGACGGCGACTGGGACGTCGCCGAGCTGGGCTTCGCCGACGTCGACCGGCTCGTCGACTATCTGGCGGGATTCGCCGACGATGTCGTCGTGGCAGGCCCGCCCGACGTGCGCGACGCGATGATCCAGCACCTGAAGGCGGTACTCGCATGAGTGAGCGGAGCGAACGAATCAAGGGCACAGTGCCTCAGGTCACTCCTCCGGCGCAGGAGGTCACATGAGCTCGGCCGACCGTCTCACGCGGCTTCTCGCGCTGGTCCCGTACGTCATCAGCCGCACCTCGGTGAGCGTCGCGGAGGCCGCGGCGGCGTTCGAGGTCACCGAGAAGCAGCTGATCGACGACCTGAACCTCCTGTGGTGCGTCGAGCTGCGCGCCCCCGACCCGTACTGCCCGATCGACCTGTCCTACGAGGGCGGGGAGATCGTGGTGAGCGAGGCCGAGTCGATCAGCCGCCCGCTGCGGCTCGACGTGGACGAGGCCTCCGCGCTGCTGGTGGCGCTGCGCACGCTCGCCGAGATCCCGGAGCGCGGCGACGCGGTGAGCCGGGTGATCGCCAAGCTGGAGGACGCGGCCGGCAGCGCGGCACGGCCGAGCAGCCAGGTGTCGGTGCAGGTGGACGTCCGCCCGGACGTCCTGGTCCGCGTACGCGCCGGGCTCGACGAGGGCCGGCGGCTGCGGATGACCTACTACGTGCCCGGCCGCGACGAGAACACCGACCGCGACGTGGACCCGATGCGCCTGCTCCTGGTCGACGGCTGGTCCTATCTGGAGGGCTGGTGCCGCAAGGCCGAGGCGGTACGCCTGTTCCGGCTGGACCGCATCGTGGAGCTGGAGGTGTTGGACGTCGCCGCGAGCATCCCCGCGGACGCCGAGCCGGTCGACGTCGACCGCGGGCTGTTCCGGCCGTCGCCGGATGACATCCGGGTCCTGCTGGAGCTGACGCCGTCCGGGCGCTGGGTCGCCGACCACTACCCGTGCGAGAGCGTCACCGACCTGGGGGAGGGACGCCTGCGCGTCGAGCTGCGCACCCGCGACACCCGCTGGGTACGCAGGCTTGCGCTGCGGCTGGCCGGCGACGGCACGATCATCGCGCCGGGCGGCCTGGCGGCCGAGGTGCGCGACGACGCCGAGCGTGCGCTGGGCCTTTACGCCTAGTGCGTCGCGATCACGCAGGTGTTGCCTAGGGTCTGTCTCATCGTCATGCTGTTTGCCGTGTGGCGCGGCCTGGGTGGCACCACCTGGGGTTATCCACAGAATCCCGCTCCACTTTCGCCTGCGGCCGTTCCGGCTGGACAATGTGAGTGGGATGGCACCCCCGGGCGGGTGGGCTTCACGCGGGTGGGCTTCACGCGGGTGGGCTTCACGCGGGTGGGCTTCACGCGGGTGGGCTTCACGCGGGTGGGCTTCACGCGGGTGGGCTTCACGCGGGTGGGCTTCACGCGGGTGGGCTTCACGCGGGTGGGCTTCACGCGGGGCGCGGCCCGGACCGAGGACCTCG
It encodes:
- a CDS encoding helix-turn-helix transcriptional regulator, producing MSSADRLTRLLALVPYVISRTSVSVAEAAAAFEVTEKQLIDDLNLLWCVELRAPDPYCPIDLSYEGGEIVVSEAESISRPLRLDVDEASALLVALRTLAEIPERGDAVSRVIAKLEDAAGSAARPSSQVSVQVDVRPDVLVRVRAGLDEGRRLRMTYYVPGRDENTDRDVDPMRLLLVDGWSYLEGWCRKAEAVRLFRLDRIVELEVLDVAASIPADAEPVDVDRGLFRPSPDDIRVLLELTPSGRWVADHYPCESVTDLGEGRLRVELRTRDTRWVRRLALRLAGDGTIIAPGGLAAEVRDDAERALGLYA